The following proteins are encoded in a genomic region of Trypanosoma brucei gambiense DAL972 chromosome 8, complete sequence:
- a CDS encoding coronin, putative, with protein sequence MVRIKSRAHVSNSTQASSPLRSTPMDVSRFRHTQAVPARQDQQFLNLTPSAARWECSNLIACNDRFIAIPWLQLGSTAVLRHTDCGKLASNPPILLGQEGDIIDVTFNPFDSSKLFTASEDGTIMGWNIPEEGLTQNCSDNIVHLQGHTKKVGLLSFHPSAANVLASAGADMVVNVWDVQKGVAKEVVKCHAEQISSLDWNLDGSLLCTTSKDKKLNIVDPRSQKIVCSSGASESTKTQRALWARRADLVITIGVNTMQMRQAMVWDIRKLAAPASTVDVDQSCAVSMPFFDEDTSLFYIGSRGEGGIRSFELRNSRLINCSSYSSSEIHRGLCMVPKWMLDTHKCEIARFYALTQKSMYNVQMVLPRKTADEELQTDVYPPTFANEPAITADEYFSGVNKEPLVMSMQAVFDGKSLEATKAAETKRRGVPRPSEVESDDDDSSADEAVTSSRQKHADPNAVRGPAHSEGISSQTSSQLLALASLLGQQQAEVQRCREDLQKKESLVVETIAKIKALASGSQA encoded by the coding sequence atGGTGAGGATCAAGTCACGCGCACACGTAAGTAATTCTACACAAGCATCTTCCCCACTGAGGAGCACCCCAATGGACGTATCGCGGTTTCGACACACACAGGCTGTACCGGCACGGCAGGACCAACAGTTCCTAAACCTGACTCCTTCTGCAGCGCGGTGGGAGTGCAGCAACCTTATCGCCTGTAACGACCGCTTCATTGCGATACCGTGGTTGCAACTTGGTAGCACGGCTGTTCTGCGCCACACTGATTGCGGGAAGTTGGCCTCGAACCCGCCCATACTTTTGGGCCAGGAGGGGGACATCATTGATGTCACCTTCAATCCATTTGACTCGTCGAAGCTATTCACAGCGAGCGAGGACGGGACCATTATGGGGTGGAACATCCCCGAAGAGGGTCTGACGCAGAACTGCTCTGACAACATTGTTCACCTGCAAGGCCACACCAAGAAGGTGGGCCTACTGAGCTTCCACCCCAGCGCCGCCAACGTGCTGGCTTCCGCGGGTGCTGATATGGTAGTAAACGTGTGGGATGTCCAGAAAGGTGTCGCAAAAGAAGTGGTGAAGTGCCACGCGGAGCAGATCAGCTCGCTGGATTGGAATCTTGATGGTTCGCTTCTTTGCACCACATCTAAGGATAAAAAACTAAACATTGTGGATCCGAGAAGCCAAAAAATTGTCTGCTCCAGCGGCGCTAGTGAGAGCACCAAAACTCAGCGTGCTCTTTGGGCACGACGTGCCGACCTTGTCATTACAATTGGAGTAAATACAATGCAAATGCGTCAGGCAATGGTATGGGACATCCGCAAGTTGGCGGCACCAGCGAGTACCGTGGATGTTGACCAGTCATGTGCTGTTTCTATGCCCTTTTTTGACGAAGACACAAGCCTATTTTATATTGGAAGCCGCGGTGAGGGCGGCATTCGCTCTTTCGAATTGAGAAACAGTCGGCTCATTAACTGTTCTTCGTACTCCTCATCGGAGATTCATCGGGGGCTTTGCATGGTTCCCAAGTGGATGTtggacacacacaaatgcgaGATCGCCCGCTTTTATGCCCTTACACAGAAGTCAATGTACAACGTTCAGATGGTGTTACCACGCAAAACTGCAGATGAGGAGCTTCAAACTGACGTGTATCCTCCCACCTTTGCAAATGAACCCGCTATTACCGCTGATGAGTACTTTAGTGGTGTGAACAAGGAACCTCTTGTCATGAGCATGCAGGCTGTTTTTGATGGTAAAAGTCTTGAGGCGACAAAAGCTGCTGAGACTAAGCGCCGGGGAGTACCTCGCCCTTCAGAGGTGGAGTCGGATGATGACGACTCCTCCGCAGACGAGGCGGTGACATCATCCCGGCAGAAACACGCGGACCCCAACGCCGTGCGGGGTCCCGCCCATTCCGAAGGTATCAGCAGCCAGACATCATCGCAGTTGTTAGCTCTTGCCTCGCTATTGGGGCAGCAACAGGCGGAGGTGCAGCGTTGTCGTGAGGACCTTCAGAAGAAGGAGAGCCTTGTCGTGGAGACAATCGCAAAGATAAAGGCCCTTGCCTCTGGTAGTCAAGCGTAA
- a CDS encoding S-adenosyl-methyltransferase mraW-like protein,putative — translation MKRIVVPHRWSEMNRVEHPPLMMKQLFQGVCGGLRWLETKSLAQYLAVRAIEEGYPSTPGVRKALHVKRAPLQKRRVVQRSTKSATAACSLPTTAAPAQLPLTSSCDALTVTGGLSLQVTKQKRLVSYDVLDCTLGSGYHAGAVLENGGPYTRVVALDCDHDAMHAARDLVEEFGGDRFRFYCCKMSEAKAMFGERSFDAIMIDGGVSDTQLEDPERGFLLDDEGGHRLDMRFGPQMGVGALEYLNTVSQHTLVSSLLVYGLLEYGQAMKMSRAITRRKPFVDSREVLTCIEQAGDELPEGGWRSQGSRRKSPMSWKFLTSLRCIINNEMYELRQGIENALLMLRDDGRLVVFSRLPWEERLVRGTVDDHPHALLSYVEDISIDDVQIYGFTRHAKMWVITRAASSAYALKNTTTLTEEKFRESSVRWLTGMYAGQTHGFPANNFTFENFERKEWVTLRRNGKPPPVDVGLDDK, via the coding sequence ATGAAGAGAATCGTTGTACCCCATCGTTGGTCAGAAATGAATCGCGTCGAGCACCCTCCATTAATGATGAAGCAACTGTTTCAAGGTGTTTGTGGTGGATTACGCTGGCTGGAGACAAAGTCACTGGCTCAGTATTTGGCGGTGCGCGCCATCGAAGAGGGGTACCCCAGCACACCAGGTGTGCGCAAGGCGCTTCATGTAAAGAGGGCCCCCCTGCAAAAGAGGCGAGTGGTGCAGAGAAGCACAAAGTCAGCAACCGCAGCCTGTTCCTTGCCAACAACAGCGGCCCCAGCGCAACTTCCGCTTACTTCATCCTGTGATGCTCTAACCGTAACAGGGGGGCTCTCTCTGCAGGTGACGAAACAGAAGCGGCTGGTGTCTTATGACGTTTTGGACTGCACGCTCGGCAGCGGCTACCACGCCGGTGCTGTTCTTGAAAATGGTGGGCCGTACACCCGCGTTGTGGCGCTTGATTGCGACCACGACGCAATGCACGCGGCGAGGGATTTGGTTGAGGAGTTTGGTGGGGATCGGTTTCGCTTTTACTGTTGTAAGATGTCTGAGGCGAAGGCCATGTTCGGTGAGCGGTCTTTTGATGCTATCATGATCGACGGCGGGGTTTCAGATACGCAGTTGGAGGATCCTGAGCGTGGGTTTCTGCTGGATGATGAGGGCGGTCACCGCCTTGACATGCGCTTCGGGCCGCAGATGGGAGTAGGTGCACTCGAATACCTTAATACTGTATCGCAGCATACGCTTGTTTCCTCGTTATTGGTCTACGGTCTCTTGGAGTACGGTCAAGCAATGAAGATGTCACGCGCGATAACCCGGCGAAAGCCGTTCGTGGATTCACGTGAAGTGCTTACCTGTATTGAACAAGCTGGAGATGAGCTACCGGAGGGGGGCTGGCGATCCCAAGGCAGCCGTCGCAAGTCGCCCATGTCGTGGAAGTTCCTCACCTCATTGCGATGCATAATAAACAACGAGATGTACGAGTTGAGGCAGGGCATTGAGAATGCGCTGTTAATGCTTCGGGATGATGGGCGTTTGGTGGTGTTCAGCCGCCTCCCGTGGGAAGAGCGGCTTGTGCGTGGCACTGTAGACGACCACCCCCATGCTTTGTTGTCCTATGTGGAGGATATATCGATCGATGACGTGCAAATATACGGCTTCACGCGCCATGCGAAGATGTGGGTCATTACCCGCGCCGCCTCGTCGGCGTACGCATTGAAAAATACCACAACTCTTACGGAGGAGAAGTTCCGTGAGAGCTCCGTGCGATGGCTTACTGGTATGTATGCCGGTCAAACACATGGATTTCCTGCAAATAACTTTACCTTTGAGAACTTTGAACGGAAAGAGTGGGTAACGCTTCGCCGAAATGGCAAACCACCCCCAGTTGACGTGGGGCTGGATGACAAATGA
- a CDS encoding T. brucei spp.-specific protein has translation MFSKYGGRVSIVHSLPFFYLSYDHCVLPSFHPNAQLGAKEEEETLARISPLRCLLYIYIYIYIYICLFACFFVPSSNFCFPHHAHVFFFPFSLFLAICPLTVLEAVRTSNEEKFSAGGKTKASTTQQYVSVYVFSRICVLTYCFTPIQLMHLFPVFLYSLCCIAVKFTLTMPAVMIFFFFSPLLSSSSSPFLSLVFAVASFLTAMRITILYRPHGHALTLPPLLLQMSPADTPVSP, from the coding sequence ATGTTTTCCAAGTACGGTGGAAGAGTTTCGATTGTGcattccctcccttttttttacctttcctACGACCACTGCgtgcttccttcttttcatccAAACGCCCAGTTGGGGGccaaggaagaggaagaaacatTGGCTCGGATTTCTCCATTAAGATGTctgctatatatatatatatatatatatatatatatttgtttatttgcttgtttttttgtaccCTCCtccaatttttgttttcctcaccATGCgcatgttttcttctttcccttctctcttttcttggCTATATGCCCGCTGACTGTTTTGGAGGCGGTAAGGACAtcaaacgaagaaaaattcAGTGCAGgtggcaaaacaaaagcaagtACGACTCAGCAATACGTAAGTGTATATGTATTTTCTCGCATATGTGTATTAACATATTGCTTCACCCCCATTCAGCTTATGCACCTTTTCCCTGTATTTCTGTATAGTTTGTGCTGCATTGCCGTTAAGTTCACCCTTACGATGCCAGCGGTgatgatcttttttttcttctcaccattgctttcctcctcctcctccccttttttgtctcttgTATTTGCAGTGGCATCGTTTCTAACGGCCATGCGGATCACAATTTTGTACCGACCGCACGGACATGCACTCACGCTGCCACCACTACTGCTGCAGATGTCACCCGCAGACACTCCGGTGTCGCCTTAG
- a CDS encoding NAD dependent deacetylase, putative, with the protein MADRLAIFIKQCGLQRCVILTGAGCSTESGVPDYRGPNGLYRRPNFVPLTRQVFLSGSEHQKRYWARSMFGYNTVSGASCNDTHMGLYELYRAGVVNRLLTQNVDGLHHLAAHGGTGSKTVEAYAKYTSSNSGVLELHGNIHQVCCMQCGDVSPRRRLQQRLCEANYQLCRDYEAEFSEVRPDGDYEVPDRVVQAMQLVCCEHCGGLLKPHVVLFGENVPKECVREAYTAVRAASCLICLGTSLQVFSALRFVLAARKSGVPIAIVTAGRTRADGLEELKVDTNSTAATMRGVVKQLLGFELGDTK; encoded by the coding sequence ATGGCTGACCGCCTTGCTATTTTCATTAAGCAATGCGGATTGCAACGGTGCGTGATCCTCACTGGTGCTGGTTGCAGTACCGAGAGCGGCGTGCCAGACTACCGAGGACCCAACGGTCTTTATCGCCGTCCGAACTTTGTGCCGCTGACGCGGCAGGTATTTCTTAGCGGCAGTGAACATCAGAAGCGCTACTGGGCCCGAAGCATGTTTGGTTATAACACCGTTAGCGGGGCAAGCTGCAATGACACGCATATGGGTCTGTATGAGTTGTATCGGGCCGGTGTTGTGAACCGGCTGCTGACGCAAAATGTGGATGGTCTCCATCACCTTGCAGCCCATGGAGGTACGGGGAGCAAAACTGTTGAAGCATACGCCAAATACACCTCCAGCAACTCTGGTGTGTTGGAGTTGCATGGGAACATACACCAGGTTTGCTGCATGCAGTGTGGTGATGTGAGTCCGCGGCGGCGGCTTCAGCAACGGTTGTGTGAGGCCAATTACCAACTGTGTAGGGATTACGAGGCTGAATTTAGTGAAGTACGACCTGATGGCGACTACGAGGTCCCCGACCGTGTTGTGCAGGCCATGCAGCTTGTGTGCTGTGAGCATTGTGGTGGCTTGCTGAAACCAcacgttgttttgtttggcgAGAACGTACCTAAGGAGTGTGTCAGGGAGGCGTATACTGCTGTTCGCGCTGCTTCCTGCCTGATCTGCCTCGGGACATCACTTCAAGTTTTCAGTGCCCTCCGCTTTGTGCTCGCTGCGCGCAAGAGCGGTGTGCCCATTGCTATTGTCACGGCGGGAAGGACGCGAGCTGACGGTTTGGAAGAGTTGAAGGTGGACACAAATAGCACAGCTGCCACAATGCGTGGGGTGGTGAAACAGCTCTTGGGGTTCGAGTTGGGCGACACGAAGTAA
- a CDS encoding Bis(5'-adenosyl)-triphosphatase, putative, whose protein sequence is MRSAQLPSKLSSAAGSCKHWVVSVPNSSESYRCFCSLIDRALQPGTCYPYSVRFRLEHLLPADWSLLLGWCRRLTSCCGSFTYTSPGDISEQTESVGAVDDSEGHPAVVNAAFMHVVERCHGDFVPNNMIYHELQRRYTVYAPASPPPPEGPEDFTSFLGALQDSVCDGCLASLLEGDGNVGEDPLASQVPSLEATKHNQKVLGVGAAASMESEAHRQQGELLFNFFPHRVVVSDGIPCHSTHFVVMVNLKPVVPWHLMVVPIRCVGTLSALSAAEMEDLGHMIHLTISVLSHVLVKPAVTGTGDTSSNGGSRVERGCSPHSIGSPVPASVGGGGGFSIAIQQGELAGQTVPHLHVHVIPFDPRGKLAGEPEDEEQQRRQPPRTGAQMREETEFLRPHFVRLANEKNMRGICATCG, encoded by the coding sequence ATGAGGAGTGCTCAGTTGCCATCAAAACTTTCTTCGGCTGCTGGATCATGCAAACACTGGGTTGTTTCAGTGCCTAATAGCAGCGAAAGCTATAggtgtttttgttctctcaTCGACCGAGCCCTTCAACCGGGTACGTGTTACCCATATTCTGTTCGGTTTCGTCTTGAACACCTTCTACCCGCGGACTGGAGTCTTTTACTAGGGTGGTGTCGTCGGTTAACATCATGTTGTGGGAGCTTCACTTACACCTCTCCTGGTGACATCTCCGAGCAGACGGAAAGTGTAGGGGCTGTGGACGATTCAGAAGGGCACCCGGCAGTGGTGAACGCTGCCTTCATGCATGTTGTGGAGAGGTGCCATGGCGACTTCGTGCCCAACAACATGATTTATCATGAACTGCAGAGGCGGTACACTGTCTATGCCCCTGCGTCCCCACCGCCCCCAGAGGGACCCGAGGATTTTACCTCCTTTCTGGGTGCTCTTCAGGATAGCGTATGTGATGGTTGTTTAGCATCTCTGTTGGAGGGTGATGGAAACGTGGGCGAGGACCCACTGGCAAGCCAGGTGCCGTCTTTGGAGGCAACGAAGCACAACCAAAAGGTGCTTGGCGTTGGTGCTGCCGCTTCAATGGAGAGTGAGGCGCATCGCCAGCAGGGGGAACTACTTTTTAACTTCTTTCCGCACCGTGTTGTGGTATCGGATGGTATACCGTGCCATTCCACCCACTTTGTTGTAATGGTCAACCTTAAACCTGTTGTCCCGTGGCACCTAATGGTGGTGCCTATACGTTGTGTTGGCACTTTGTCTGCCCTTAGTGCTGCGGAAATGGAGGATTTAGGGCATATGATTCATCTCACGATAAGTGTGCTGAGTCACGTGTTGGTGAAGCCCGCGGTGACGGGTACTGGGGACACCAGCTCTAATGGTGGTAGTCGCGTTGAAAGGGGGTGTAGTCCACACAGTATCGGTTCTCCTGTACCCGCTTCTGTTGGCGGTGGAGGGGGGTTTAGCATTGCCATTCAACAAGGGGAGCTCGCCGGTCAGACAGTTCCGCACCTCCACGTGCATGTTATTCCGTTTGACCCGCGCGGTAAGCTTGCGGGTGAACCGGAGGACGAGGAGCAACAGAGGCGGCAACCCCCGCGCACAGGGGCACAAATGCGGGAGGAAACGGAGTTCCTTAGGCCTCACTTTGTTCGATTAGCCAATGAAAAGAACATGAGAGGAATCTGCGCAACTTGCGGTTGA
- a CDS encoding cytosolic leucyl aminopeptidase, putative: MLKRVIARASLPKSLDVLPLFSFSKKGKGGIEKVAGDSQVKTLVSHPKCVSAHFCNPKDHSETLREDDDGGDVDKHDAVDVPFGFRDAPGNILLDLERRRLFAGIGEKPTVRDYRLAVTAAVREASKLKASALVMRSLPNVLYSVGDLFQPASALPAEDVAEKTVTYAVAAAYRYDRFLSKAKGGLPPPRRGRRNKAVAEGSHEQLNLIIDCGDKTSIASGNIIGHCINDARNLGNLREDEGIPQFYCEWIHQELAPLGIKVQNVLHGEQLEKAGLNLIYNVGKGSKHTPYLVVFEYVGDKRSNKATALVGKGVTFDCGGLNIKPFGSMETMHMDMMGAATVMATMKAIAELQLPVNVVAAVGLAENAIGPSSYHPSCILTSRKGLSVEVLNTDAEGRLVLADTLTYLQKDAKLVKKADTIIDIATLTGAIVVGLGSRRAGLFGNDIALVQQLMASGRSSGEEVWPMPIGDEHQRAIKGNIADLVNVPSVREGGSCTAAAFLSNFVEKDVKWAHLDIAGSGMGTDKPKGFQPAGAPGFGVELLVDYFRQHVMASSKGVSTGKDGSHGDAEESTQEEGANAEVSKENTKRSKTSAGGKKLTKNAEPKEGKGKEAKPNVKGTKGDRKVGEKGTEGKGKAASPAEKKRVKKAPAAKQGRRAVKGNPKGKKRSGN, from the coding sequence ATGCTCAAGAGAGTTATCGCGAGGGCAAGCCTCCCCAAGTCGTTGGATGTACTgccacttttttccttttcgaaGAAGGGCAAGGGTGGTATCGAGAAGGTTGCTGGTGACAGCCAAGTAAAAACCCTTGTGTCCCACCCAAAATGCGTGTCGGCACATTTTTGCAATCCTAAGGACCACTCTGAAACTTTACGTGAAGACGACGATGGAGGTGATGTGGATAAACACGACGCAGTGGATGTGCCTTTTGGTTTCCGTGATGCACCGGGGAATATTTTGTTGGATCTGGAGCGGCGGCGCCTCTTTGCTGGCATTGGTGAGAAACCAACGGTGCGGGACTATCGCCTAGCCGTGACGGCTGCTGTACGCGAAGCGTCTAAGTTAAAAGCATCAGCACTGGTTATGCGTTCTCTTCCAAATGTGCTGTATTCAGTTGGAGACTTGTTTCAGCCTGCGAGCGCTCTCCCGGCGGAGGATGTAGCTGAAAAAACGGTTACTTATGCCGTCGCGGCGGCGTATCGGTACGACCGATTTCTATCGAAAGCTAAAGGTGGCTTGCCCCCTCCGCGCCGTGGTAGGCGAAATAAGGcggttgcagaagggagtcATGAGCAGTTGAATTTAATTATTGACTGCGGGGACAAGACTTCTATTGCCAGTGGAAATATCATTGGACATTGCATAAATGACGCACGAAACCTGGGTAATCTTCGTGAGGATGAGGGCATCCCGCAGTTTTACTGTGAGTGGATTCATCAGGAACTGGCCCCACTTGGCATTAAGGTGCAGAACGTGTTGCACGGAGAGCAGCTTGAGAAGGCGGGGTTGAACCTCATATACAACGTTGGAAAGGGGTCAAAACACACGCCTTATTTGGTTGTGTTTGAGTACGTCGGTGACAAGAGGAGCAATAAGGCAACTGCCCTCGTGGGCAAGGGTGTTACATTTGATTGCGGTGGTCTTAACATTAAACCATTCGGGTCGATGGAGACGATGCACATGGATATGATGGGTGCAGCCACGGTTATGGCTACGATGAAGGCTATCGCCGAACTTCAACTACCAGTTAACGTTGTGGCCGCCGTTGGGCTCGCGGAAAACGCGATCGGTCCAAGCAGCTACCACCCATCATGCATTTTGACTAGCCGCAAAGGACTAAGTGTTGAGGTGTTGAACACGGATGCCGAGGGGAGGCTTGTACTTGCTGACACACTGACTTACCTTCAGAAGGACGCTAAACTAGTGAAGAAGGCCGATACGATCATTGACATTGCGACCCTCACAGGCGCAATTGTTGTCGGCCTTGGGAGCCGGCGTGCAGGTCTCTTTGGCAACGACATCGCGCTGGTGCAGCAGCTTATGGCTAGCGGGCGAAGCAGTGGGGAGGAGGTTTGGCCGATGCCCATCGGGGATGAACACCAGAGGGCGATCAAAGGGAATATTGCCGACCTTGTTAACGTACCGAGCGTGCGTGAGGGCGGTTCCTGCACTGCAGCGGCTTTCCTAAGCAACTTTGTGGAGAAAGATGTGAAATGGGCGCATCTTGATATTGCAGGTTCGGGGATGGGGACCGACAAGCCAAAGGGATTCCAACCAGCGGGGGCACCCGGATTTGGTGTTGAGCTTCTGGTGGACTACTTTCGCCAGCACGTCATGGCTTCTTCAAAGGGAGTGTCGACGGGTAAGGATGGAAGCCACGGTGATGCGGAAGAGTCTACTCAAGAAGAGGGTGCTAATGCTGAAGTGAGTAAGGAAAATACCAAAAGATCTAAGACCAGCGCAGGTGGAAAGAAGTTAACGAAAAATGCCGAAccgaaggaaggaaagggcaaagaagcaaaaccCAACGTGAAGGGTACGAAAGGTGACAGAAAGGTTGGAGAAAAAGGCACGGAAGGCAAAGGAAAAGCGGCCAGCCCGgctgaaaagaagagggtgAAAAAGGCACCTGCGGCCAAGCAGGGTCGCCGGGCAGTGAAGGGGAAcccgaaaggaaagaaaaggtctGGCAATTGA
- a CDS encoding t-complex protein 1 gamma subunit, putative, which translates to MQQQQPVIVLNQKMERQTGRKAQLNNIEAARVVSGLISSTLGPCAMLKMILDPMGGTVLTNDGNCILREIDVVHPAAKHMLELARAQDEEVGDGTTSVIILTGEILSLSKPLLERGIHPLKIVKGFSLALTDALAAIEKIATSIDPNDIKQLEEVVRACLGTKYNSHEDDLMCKMAVEATLRVVVENKVTGQKEVDIKRYAKIEKIPGGSVSDSVVLDGVMFNKDHIHPKMRRYIEKPRILLLDCPLEYKKPETTINVEVGQATDWELLLKQEEDYVRGLCQTIISFKPDVVITEKGASDLAAHFLHKAQITCIRRLRKTDNNRIARATGATIISRVAELTEDHIGHAGLMEIKKIGDEYFTFITGCTSGKACSVVLRGASKDTINEMERNLHDAMCVARNIILEPRVVYGASALEMYVSSYLMNHSKSITGVQQAAYQAVAMALEVVPRILTSNCGANVIRTVTELRARHAMPDGDYWGVDGTTGDIVDVRSLRVVEPAAVKVQALKTAIEAASMILRVDDVVSGTKLRHEKENKPAPAAAQGAADDEQGEAEAA; encoded by the coding sequence atgcagcagcaacagcccGTCATTGTGCTCAACCAGAAGATGGAGCGGCAGACTGGCCGCAAGGCACAGTTGAACAACATCGAGGCAGCTCGTGTTGTCTCTGGTCTTATCAGTAGCACACTGGGACCGTGTGCTATGTTGAAGATGATCCTCGACCCAATGGGTGGCACAGTCCTCACCAACGATGGAAATTGCATCCTTCGTGAGATTGACGTCGTACACCCGGCAGCCAAACACATGTTGGAGCTCGCACGCGCCCAGGATGAGGAAGTGGGTGACGGGACCACGTCTGTTATTATCCTCACAGGTGAAATTCTCAGCCTTTCCAAACCGCTTCTTGAGCGCGGCATCCACCCACTGAAGATAGTGAAGGGATTTTCCCTTGCGCTTACGGATGCACTTGCCGCAATTGAGAAGATCGCCACATCTATTGACCCAAACGACATAAAGCAGTTGGAAGAGGTTGTTCGCGCTTGCCTTGGAACGAAGTACAATTCTCATGAGGACGACCTTATGTGTAAGATGGCTGTGGAGGCCACGTTACGTGTCGTGGTAGAGAACAAAGTGACCGGCCAAAAGGAAGTGGACATCAAGCGTTATGCCAAGATAGAGAAAATCCCAGGCGGATCTGTTTCTGATAGCGTTGTGCTCGATGGCGTGATGTTCAACAAGGACCATATTCATCCGAAGATGCGGCGCTACATTGAGAAGCCGCGCATTCTGCTGCTGGATTGTCCTCTGGAGTATAAGAAGCCGGAAACCACCATCAACGTCGAGGTTGGACAGGCCACTGACTGGGAACTGCTGCTCAAGCAAGAGGAGGACTACGTGCGCGGCCTCTGCCAGACcatcatttcctttaaaCCGGATGTTGTTATCACTGAGAAAGGTGCTTCGGACCTCGCGGCTCACTTCCTGCACAAGGCGCAGATCACGTGCATTCGCCGTTTGCGTAAGACTGACAACAATCGTATTGCACGTGCCACGGGTGCCACGATTATTAGTCGCGTGGCGGAGCTAACGGAGGACCACATCGGCCATGCAGGGTTGATGGAGATCAAGAAGATAGGGGACGAGTACTTCACATTCATCACCGGTTGCACATCTGGAAAGGCCTGCAGTGTAGTGCTGCGCGGAGCAAGCAAAGATACGATCAATGAGATGGAGCGCAACCTGCACGATGCCATGTGTGTTGCACGCAACATTATTCTTGAGCCACGTGTAGTGTACGGTGCGTCCGCGCTTGAAATGTACGTTTCCTCATACCTCATGAACCATTCCAAGAGTATCACGGGGGTACAGCAGGCGGCGTACCAAGCCGTGGCAATGGCGTTGGAGGTTGTCCCACGCATTCTCACAAGCAATTGCGGGGCGAATGTAATCCGCACTGTAACGGAACTGCGCGCCCGCCACGCGATGCCCGACGGTGATTACTGGGGCGTCGATGGCACCACAGGTGACATTGTGGACGTGCGTTCCTTAAGGGTGGTAGAGCCGGCAGCGGTGAAGGTGCAGGCACTGAAGACGGCTATCGAGGCGGCGTCGATGATTCTTCGAGTGGATGATGTTGTGTCTGGAACCAAGCTTCGTCATGAGAAGGAGAACAAGCCGGCGCCAGCAGCCGCACAAGGAGCGGCTGATGACGAGCAAGGTGAGGCTGAAGCTGCCTAA